The following are encoded in a window of Nibricoccus aquaticus genomic DNA:
- a CDS encoding DUF6298 domain-containing protein, with the protein MSPLHRFLVLFGFLALSAELPAAEITPIDFSSAGYANNSTPIPAVPGRLEVSPPALAADGALHDATQLLQSALDAIAQLPVQSDGFRGALVLRPGTYKISGQLRIRASGTVLRGHDATLIAAGQDRRTLIDIRGRDDRQLGPALAITDQTAPAGSSQLTLSSLDDLTIGQRILIRRPSTKEWIADIGMDKFPGSFADQRLHWHPDTRDLEWERTITALNPATNQITLDAPITTTLEQRFGGGTVHTVTWPGRLTHIGIEGLTCVSEYDTAQPSDEEHAWIAISLDHVENAWIRDVTARHFVSAAVWLGSGTRAITVQDCRSEAPISENAGWRRFAFYIGGQQTLVQRCTADNAREAFLVGLCSAGPNVFLDCTATNALADSGSIESLASGALFDGLAITGASLTPENIGQRYQGAGIVLANTTYWNCTLGESPSLFEAYQKPFSLFLEQLEANNKPTAKLRERIPLPSDSAPITNYQLQTTASSRLASSALTPPSTGHWSLINGHFTRDNVAVFATSSSNAWWKGQTIPARAKTLGWHFARWAPGRIGPGLTEDLAELATRLAAADQRIAQVWPGLWYDRRRDDHKTDTRPDSEVWAPFYEMPWARSGTGTAADGLSKFDLTKFNPWYWNRLRDFTRECSTRGIIVYHHFYNHHNLVEAAAHWADFPWRPANCLQETGFAEPPPFKNNGSRIGIVADFYDVSNPVRRELHRAYIFQGLDVLADEPNVIHTAAFQFAGPLTFQQFFIDTVADWEKARGKKARLALNTSKSITDAILADAPRAAHIDAIDQRYWQYLPDGTLFAPHTDGEKAFREDRTAAFGKDLIPHGTPELVYKQIREYRDRFPEKLVLTHHAGQGPIPILMAGAYPLLNDFSAAQPLKIDRDDRALFSFLRENFTDALPSLRPSDNISPNASALTDETAHTVILYSPSGETIALNRPLFPRARLALWFNPATGQTQLATLDANPQMRKPTSAPWLLFVR; encoded by the coding sequence ATGTCCCCGCTCCACCGCTTTCTCGTCTTGTTCGGCTTTCTCGCCCTCTCCGCCGAATTACCCGCCGCAGAAATCACGCCCATTGACTTCTCCTCCGCCGGCTACGCGAACAACTCCACTCCGATCCCAGCCGTTCCTGGTCGCCTCGAAGTCTCCCCTCCCGCACTCGCCGCCGACGGCGCCCTCCACGACGCCACCCAACTCCTCCAATCCGCCCTCGACGCCATAGCTCAACTCCCCGTCCAATCCGACGGCTTCCGCGGTGCCCTCGTCCTCCGCCCCGGCACCTACAAAATCTCCGGCCAGCTCCGTATCCGCGCCTCGGGCACCGTTCTCCGCGGCCACGACGCCACGCTCATCGCCGCCGGCCAGGACCGCCGAACGCTCATCGACATCCGCGGCCGCGACGACCGCCAGCTCGGCCCCGCCCTCGCCATCACAGACCAAACCGCCCCCGCCGGCTCCTCTCAACTCACGCTCTCCTCTCTCGACGACCTCACCATCGGCCAACGCATCCTCATCCGCCGCCCCAGCACGAAGGAATGGATCGCCGACATCGGCATGGATAAATTTCCCGGCTCCTTCGCCGATCAACGCCTCCACTGGCACCCCGACACCCGCGACCTGGAATGGGAACGCACCATCACCGCCCTCAATCCCGCCACTAACCAGATCACCCTCGACGCCCCGATCACCACCACCCTCGAACAACGCTTCGGCGGCGGCACCGTCCACACCGTTACCTGGCCCGGCCGTCTCACCCACATCGGCATCGAAGGCCTCACCTGCGTCAGCGAGTACGACACCGCACAACCCTCCGACGAAGAACACGCCTGGATCGCCATCTCTCTCGACCACGTCGAAAACGCCTGGATACGCGACGTCACCGCCCGCCACTTCGTCAGCGCCGCCGTCTGGTTGGGCAGCGGCACTCGCGCCATCACCGTCCAGGATTGCCGCAGCGAAGCCCCCATCTCCGAAAACGCCGGCTGGCGCCGCTTCGCCTTCTACATCGGCGGACAACAAACCCTCGTCCAACGCTGCACCGCCGACAACGCCCGCGAAGCCTTCCTCGTCGGCCTCTGTTCCGCCGGCCCCAACGTCTTCCTCGACTGCACCGCGACCAACGCCCTCGCCGACAGCGGTAGCATCGAAAGCTTAGCCAGCGGCGCCCTCTTCGACGGCCTCGCGATTACAGGAGCGAGCTTAACCCCTGAAAATATAGGCCAACGATACCAAGGCGCGGGCATCGTCCTCGCCAACACGACGTATTGGAACTGCACCCTAGGAGAGTCTCCGTCGCTATTTGAAGCATACCAAAAACCGTTCTCGCTCTTCCTCGAGCAACTCGAGGCAAACAACAAACCCACCGCAAAACTCAGAGAGAGAATCCCCCTCCCCTCCGACTCCGCCCCAATCACCAACTACCAACTACAAACTACCGCCTCCTCCCGCCTCGCATCATCCGCTCTTACACCTCCGTCCACTGGTCATTGGTCATTGATCAATGGTCATTTCACCCGCGACAACGTCGCGGTGTTCGCCACCTCCTCCAGCAACGCCTGGTGGAAAGGCCAGACCATCCCCGCCCGCGCCAAAACCCTCGGCTGGCACTTCGCCCGCTGGGCCCCCGGCCGTATTGGCCCCGGCCTCACAGAAGACCTCGCCGAACTCGCCACCCGCCTCGCCGCCGCCGATCAACGCATCGCCCAGGTCTGGCCAGGCCTCTGGTACGATCGACGCCGCGACGACCACAAAACCGACACCCGCCCCGACTCCGAAGTCTGGGCCCCCTTCTACGAAATGCCCTGGGCCCGCAGCGGCACCGGCACCGCCGCCGATGGTCTCAGCAAATTCGACCTCACCAAATTCAACCCCTGGTACTGGAACCGCCTCCGCGACTTCACTCGCGAATGCTCCACCCGCGGCATCATCGTCTACCACCACTTCTACAACCACCATAACCTCGTAGAAGCCGCCGCCCACTGGGCCGACTTCCCCTGGCGCCCCGCCAACTGCCTTCAAGAAACCGGCTTCGCCGAACCGCCGCCCTTCAAAAACAACGGCTCGCGCATCGGCATCGTCGCCGACTTCTACGACGTCTCGAATCCCGTCCGCCGCGAACTCCACCGCGCCTACATCTTCCAAGGCCTCGATGTCCTCGCCGACGAACCCAACGTCATCCACACCGCCGCCTTCCAATTCGCCGGCCCACTCACCTTCCAGCAATTCTTCATCGACACCGTCGCCGACTGGGAAAAAGCCCGCGGCAAAAAAGCCCGCCTCGCGCTCAATACCAGCAAGTCCATCACCGACGCCATCCTCGCCGACGCTCCACGCGCCGCGCACATCGACGCCATCGATCAGCGCTACTGGCAATACCTCCCCGACGGCACCCTCTTCGCTCCGCACACCGACGGCGAAAAAGCCTTTCGCGAAGACCGCACCGCCGCCTTCGGCAAAGACCTCATCCCTCACGGCACGCCCGAACTCGTCTACAAACAGATCCGCGAGTACCGCGACCGCTTCCCCGAAAAACTCGTGCTCACCCACCACGCTGGACAAGGCCCGATCCCGATTCTCATGGCCGGCGCGTATCCGCTCCTAAACGACTTCTCTGCCGCCCAGCCCCTCAAAATCGACCGCGACGACCGCGCCCTCTTCTCCTTCCTCCGAGAAAACTTCACCGACGCCCTCCCCTCGCTCCGCCCAAGCGACAACATCTCCCCCAACGCCTCGGCGCTCACCGACGAAACCGCCCACACCGTCATCCTCTACTCCCCCTCCGGCGAAACCATCGCCCTCAACCGCCCGCTCTTCCCCCGTGCCCGCCTCGCTCTCTGGTTCAACCCCGCCACCGGCCAGACCCAGCTCGCCACTCTCGACGCCAACCCTCAGATGCGAAAACCCACCAGCGCCCCCTGGCTCCTCTTCGTCCGCTGA
- a CDS encoding glycoside hydrolase family 88/105 protein, which yields MKIKHLLTLTLTALLAFTGTAAHAGPEATGPFKNRDNPNPDDDGEGSYGIPYQLPTTAEITEILTRVHGYMEKNTFTRVIDSKTKKEITDFTTPVATARADTSSRFSLLAYEMGVVYSGMLYASEVTGDKRFNNFTASRLQFIHDRLPYFRAVEEKFKLERANSFRGPLDPRALDDSGSMCAALIRAQIAKVGPNLQPTIDLWSDYIANKQYRFPDGTLARQRPQANSLWADDAYMSIPALAEMGRLTGDKKWFDDAVKNAVQMVDYLWNKDKRMLTHGLNLHNPDAPHFHWARANGWVVVALCDLLDVLPKDHPGYEPVKTRLVALLTGLAEYQNGLTGLWHQMVDRPDSYLETSASAMFVYGLAHAINHGWISGTTYGSIAQAGWIGVTTRVTKDGAVDGTCVGTTFANDQVYYYHRPANTTALHGYGPVLLAGAEMIKLINNPKYRIDIKLRTYHYVPLAGGETSYREH from the coding sequence ATGAAGATCAAACACCTCCTCACCCTCACCCTGACCGCCCTGCTCGCCTTCACCGGCACCGCCGCCCACGCCGGCCCCGAAGCCACCGGCCCCTTCAAAAACCGCGACAACCCCAACCCCGACGACGACGGCGAAGGCTCCTACGGCATCCCCTACCAGCTCCCCACCACCGCCGAGATCACCGAGATCCTCACACGCGTCCACGGTTACATGGAGAAGAACACCTTCACTCGCGTCATCGATTCCAAGACCAAAAAGGAGATCACCGACTTCACCACGCCCGTCGCCACCGCCCGCGCCGACACCTCCTCCCGCTTCAGCCTCCTCGCCTATGAAATGGGCGTCGTGTATTCAGGCATGTTGTACGCCTCTGAGGTCACCGGCGACAAACGCTTCAATAACTTCACCGCCTCCCGCCTCCAGTTCATCCACGACCGCCTTCCTTACTTCCGCGCGGTCGAAGAGAAATTCAAACTCGAGCGCGCCAACTCCTTCCGCGGCCCCCTCGATCCCCGCGCCCTCGACGACTCCGGCTCCATGTGCGCCGCTCTCATCCGCGCCCAGATCGCCAAAGTCGGCCCCAATCTCCAGCCCACCATCGATCTCTGGTCCGACTACATCGCGAACAAACAATACCGCTTCCCCGACGGCACACTCGCCCGCCAGCGCCCCCAGGCCAATTCCCTCTGGGCCGACGACGCCTACATGAGCATCCCCGCCCTCGCCGAAATGGGCCGCCTCACCGGCGATAAAAAGTGGTTCGACGACGCCGTCAAAAACGCCGTCCAGATGGTCGATTACCTCTGGAACAAAGATAAGCGCATGCTCACCCACGGCCTCAACCTCCACAACCCCGACGCCCCCCACTTCCACTGGGCCCGCGCCAACGGCTGGGTCGTCGTCGCCCTCTGCGACCTCCTCGACGTCCTCCCGAAGGACCATCCTGGATACGAGCCCGTGAAGACCCGCCTCGTCGCCCTCCTCACCGGCCTCGCCGAATATCAAAACGGCCTCACCGGCCTCTGGCACCAGATGGTGGACCGCCCCGACTCCTACCTCGAGACCTCCGCCTCCGCCATGTTCGTCTACGGCCTCGCCCACGCCATCAACCACGGCTGGATCAGCGGCACCACCTACGGCTCCATCGCCCAGGCCGGCTGGATTGGCGTCACCACCCGCGTCACCAAAGACGGCGCCGTGGACGGCACCTGCGTCGGCACCACCTTCGCCAACGACCAGGTTTACTACTACCACCGCCCCGCCAACACCACCGCCCTCCACGGCTACGGCCCCGTCCTTCTCGCTGGCGCTGAGATGATCAAACTCATCAACAACCCCAAGTACCGCATCGATATCAAACTCCGCACCTACCACTACGTCCCCCTCGCCGGCGGCGAAACCAGCTACCGCGAACACTAA
- a CDS encoding response regulator, with the protein MPPRILVNEDSEIDFKLLQAEFKRSQFECQLRQVASRDEFIKALPEFLPDLIISDYYLIGFSGLDALEILKRLQPDTPFIILTNALNEETAVECMKRGATDYVLKNKLPRLVATLNGVLERRRLVLENIRIQREHEQLFRLTPDLFCMTSLDGALQVVNPAWPLRTGYTQQELIGRPLFTLVHPDDRHALSSWWSTLVSTGQTAAPFATVHSVAPTDFECRLVHKEKGFRNIQWSAKPFPSENKIYAYGHDLTEHKQAEFALRESESRFRRMADSAPVLIWMSDTSKSFFYFNQPWLDFTGRRLAEEVGNGWTDMIHPEDREHTLQRYEQSFNERTSFRSEFRLQRYDGHYRWVVTHGTPRLDNQGVFSGYIGSCFDVTDQHEVEAHLAYRAIKQSALASFGRFALAHHAFAELTQEATRLVADTLRVERSQVLAVEPATRVLTLAASTGPALDEPAIPYGHASQAAMEDNHPIHFSDTPENFPGAGAFTTLGVLSGIAIPIGAGKLAYGWITALTRDERLFSREAIDFMHGLANILSTVHQREVAEHALVESEQKLLQSQKMEAVGLLAGGVAHDFNNLLTAIRCYGDILHDDLAEIAPELQAKAGEILKATSRASALVRQLLAFSRKQVLQLEFLDLNFVLTDLKDLIRSLLSENIDLTVQLPDEPVTIEADRSQIEQVIINLAINARDAMTHGGALTLRTGWRDLSAGEVPDLMPGRYSVISVTDTGSGMTEDVQAKIFQPFFTTKPKGRGTGLGLATCAVVIKHYAGAIRFDTVIGEGTTFHVLVPHTASPALNLDFNFDAEPGTGTESILLVEDDEAIRNVTSAILRSLGYQIFPFPGGAEALEFCSGPNAPTFDLLLSDIVMPNIGGRELAERLLSMRPGLRVLFMSGYVDDPVILQAVQEAAVPFLEKPFTRDILARKVREAIDLKTEHTR; encoded by the coding sequence ATGCCTCCCCGCATCCTCGTCAACGAAGACTCGGAAATCGACTTCAAGCTCCTCCAGGCCGAGTTCAAACGCTCCCAGTTTGAATGCCAGCTGCGCCAGGTCGCCTCCCGTGACGAGTTCATCAAGGCCCTCCCCGAGTTCCTGCCCGACCTCATCATTTCAGACTACTACCTGATCGGCTTCAGCGGCCTCGACGCCCTCGAAATCCTCAAGCGCCTCCAGCCCGACACGCCCTTCATCATCCTCACCAACGCCCTCAACGAGGAAACCGCCGTCGAGTGCATGAAACGCGGCGCGACCGACTACGTCCTCAAAAATAAACTACCCCGCCTCGTCGCCACCTTGAATGGCGTTCTCGAACGCCGCCGCCTCGTCCTCGAAAACATCCGCATCCAGCGTGAGCACGAGCAGCTCTTCCGCCTCACCCCCGACCTCTTCTGCATGACGTCCCTCGACGGCGCGCTCCAGGTCGTCAACCCCGCCTGGCCCCTCCGCACTGGCTACACGCAGCAAGAGCTCATCGGCCGCCCGCTCTTCACGCTCGTCCATCCCGACGACCGCCACGCCCTCTCCTCCTGGTGGTCCACCCTCGTCTCCACCGGCCAGACCGCCGCCCCCTTCGCCACCGTCCACTCCGTCGCACCCACCGACTTCGAGTGCCGCCTCGTCCATAAGGAAAAAGGCTTCCGCAACATCCAGTGGAGCGCGAAACCCTTCCCCTCGGAAAACAAGATCTACGCCTACGGCCACGACCTCACCGAGCACAAACAAGCCGAGTTCGCCCTCCGCGAAAGCGAGTCCCGCTTCCGCCGCATGGCCGATTCCGCCCCCGTGCTTATCTGGATGTCGGATACATCCAAATCCTTCTTCTACTTCAACCAGCCCTGGCTCGACTTCACCGGCCGCCGCCTCGCCGAGGAAGTCGGCAACGGCTGGACCGATATGATCCACCCCGAGGATCGCGAGCACACTCTCCAGCGCTACGAGCAAAGCTTCAACGAACGCACCTCCTTCCGCTCCGAGTTCCGCCTCCAACGCTACGACGGCCACTACCGCTGGGTCGTCACTCACGGCACCCCGCGCCTCGACAACCAAGGCGTTTTCTCCGGCTACATCGGCTCCTGCTTCGACGTCACCGACCAGCACGAAGTCGAAGCCCACCTCGCCTACCGAGCCATCAAACAATCCGCCCTCGCCTCCTTCGGCCGCTTCGCCCTCGCCCACCACGCCTTCGCCGAACTCACCCAGGAAGCCACCCGCCTCGTCGCCGACACCCTCCGCGTCGAACGCTCCCAAGTCCTCGCCGTCGAGCCCGCCACCCGCGTCCTCACCCTCGCCGCCTCCACCGGCCCGGCCCTCGACGAACCCGCCATCCCCTACGGCCACGCCAGTCAGGCCGCCATGGAGGATAACCACCCCATCCATTTTTCCGATACGCCGGAAAATTTCCCCGGCGCTGGCGCCTTCACCACCCTCGGAGTCCTCTCCGGCATCGCCATCCCCATCGGCGCCGGAAAACTAGCCTACGGCTGGATCACCGCTCTCACCCGCGACGAACGCCTCTTCAGCCGTGAAGCCATCGACTTCATGCACGGCCTGGCGAACATCCTCTCCACCGTCCACCAGCGCGAAGTCGCCGAACACGCCCTCGTCGAGTCCGAGCAAAAACTCCTCCAGTCCCAAAAGATGGAAGCCGTCGGCCTCCTCGCCGGCGGTGTCGCCCACGACTTCAACAACCTCCTCACCGCCATCCGCTGCTACGGCGATATCCTCCACGACGACCTCGCCGAAATCGCTCCCGAGCTCCAGGCCAAGGCCGGTGAAATCCTCAAAGCCACCTCCCGCGCCTCCGCCCTCGTCCGCCAGCTCCTCGCCTTCAGCCGCAAACAGGTTCTCCAGCTTGAGTTTCTCGATCTCAATTTCGTCCTCACCGACCTCAAAGACCTCATCCGCTCCCTCCTCAGCGAAAACATCGACCTCACCGTTCAGCTCCCCGACGAACCCGTCACCATCGAAGCCGACCGCAGCCAGATCGAACAGGTCATCATCAACCTCGCCATCAACGCCCGCGACGCCATGACCCACGGCGGCGCCCTCACCCTCCGCACCGGCTGGCGCGACCTCTCCGCCGGCGAAGTCCCCGACCTCATGCCCGGCCGCTACTCCGTCATCTCCGTCACCGACACCGGCTCCGGCATGACCGAGGACGTGCAGGCTAAAATCTTCCAACCCTTCTTCACCACCAAACCCAAAGGCCGCGGCACCGGCCTCGGCCTCGCCACCTGCGCCGTCGTGATTAAACACTACGCCGGTGCCATCCGCTTCGACACCGTCATCGGCGAAGGCACCACCTTCCACGTCCTCGTCCCCCACACCGCCTCCCCCGCGCTCAACCTCGATTTCAACTTCGACGCCGAACCCGGCACCGGCACCGAATCCATCCTCCTCGTCGAAGACGACGAAGCCATCCGCAACGTCACCTCCGCCATACTCCGCTCCCTCGGCTACCAGATCTTCCCCTTCCCCGGTGGTGCCGAAGCCCTCGAATTCTGCTCCGGCCCCAACGCTCCCACCTTCGACCTCCTCCTCAGCGACATCGTCATGCCCAACATCGGCGGCCGCGAACTCGCCGAACGCCTCCTCTCCATGCGCCCGGGCCTCCGCGTCCTCTTCATGTCCGGCTACGTCGACGACCCCGTCATCCTCCAAGCCGTTCAAGAAGCCGCCGTCCCCTTCCTCGAAAAACCCTTCACCCGCGACATCCTCGCCCGCAAAGTCCGTGAAGCCATCGACCTCAAAACCGAGCACACCCGATGA
- a CDS encoding tetratricopeptide repeat protein, with product MKLRLPLLLSLAAARLSASEHTPAPEAPHAEHAPASPADDSPAPAATDAHADTHTPAPSPAAAEEILSLLRIGQTKLDQGDYTSAEIAYRQVLNENATRKQDAEALTGLGRTYRKKGDYTKAAAVYEKFLKEFPEDLNLPTIYLELGRSLRALGAYKQAIARFYSVINSTLKLPESGPDLYRQLARTAQFEIAETYFQSGDYLTANRYFSKLKLLDLAPEDRARAHFKSAYALIQAGEDKSAAATMRGFLDQNPDDENVPEARYLLSDSLRRQGQINESLLVALDLLKAESKYTEKDPKRWAYWQRKTGNQLANEFYERGDFGSSLLIYQTLGKLSAEPSWNLPVTYQIGLCLERMQRFDRARECYQSIVDNVKPGTTDGAARPELADLAEMAAWRLNQLAWLQDTDKQLSQFFSNGQAPSSTSVSAQAPITAPAHDANGSPPSSSKPL from the coding sequence ATGAAACTGCGCCTGCCTCTCCTCCTCTCGCTCGCCGCCGCGCGCCTGTCCGCCTCCGAACACACGCCCGCCCCCGAAGCCCCGCACGCCGAACACGCCCCCGCGTCTCCAGCAGACGACTCGCCCGCGCCCGCCGCTACCGACGCTCACGCCGACACGCACACCCCCGCCCCCTCACCCGCCGCCGCTGAAGAAATCCTCAGCCTCCTCCGCATCGGCCAGACCAAGCTCGACCAGGGCGACTACACCTCCGCCGAGATAGCCTACCGCCAGGTCCTCAACGAAAACGCCACACGCAAACAGGACGCCGAGGCCCTCACCGGACTCGGCCGCACGTATCGGAAAAAAGGCGACTACACCAAGGCCGCCGCCGTCTACGAAAAATTTCTCAAGGAATTCCCCGAAGACCTCAACCTGCCCACCATCTACCTCGAACTCGGCCGCTCCCTCCGCGCCCTCGGCGCCTATAAACAAGCCATCGCCCGCTTCTACAGCGTCATCAACTCCACACTGAAACTTCCGGAATCCGGCCCCGACCTCTACCGCCAGCTCGCTCGCACCGCCCAGTTCGAAATCGCCGAGACGTATTTCCAATCCGGCGACTACCTCACCGCCAACCGCTACTTTTCCAAACTCAAACTCCTCGACCTCGCCCCCGAAGACCGCGCCCGCGCCCACTTCAAATCCGCCTACGCCCTCATCCAGGCCGGCGAAGACAAGTCCGCCGCCGCCACGATGCGCGGCTTCCTCGACCAAAACCCCGACGACGAAAACGTCCCCGAAGCCCGCTACCTCCTCTCCGATTCCCTCCGCCGCCAGGGCCAGATCAACGAATCCCTCCTCGTCGCCCTCGACCTCCTGAAGGCCGAATCCAAATACACAGAGAAGGACCCCAAACGCTGGGCCTACTGGCAGCGCAAAACCGGCAACCAGCTCGCCAACGAATTTTACGAACGCGGCGACTTCGGCTCCTCCCTCCTCATCTACCAGACCCTCGGCAAACTCTCCGCCGAGCCCTCCTGGAATCTCCCCGTCACCTACCAGATCGGCCTCTGCCTCGAACGCATGCAACGCTTCGACCGCGCCCGCGAATGCTACCAGAGCATCGTTGACAACGTGAAACCCGGAACGACTGATGGAGCCGCGCGGCCCGAGCTCGCCGACCTCGCCGAAATGGCGGCCTGGCGGCTCAACCAGCTCGCTTGGCTCCAGGACACCGACAAACAGCTCTCTCAGTTTTTCTCCAACGGCCAGGCCCCTTCCTCCACCTCAGTCTCCGCGCAAGCGCCCATCACCGCCCCCGCTCATGACGCCAACGGAAGCCCTCCGTCATCATCAAAACCTCTGTGA
- a CDS encoding response regulator — MRYKVLTVDDSKTVRIIVKKAFKGYDCEIIEAANGVEGLAAASKETPDLILLDITMPVMDGVEMLTKLKSDPALKGIPVIMLTAEGGRDNVLKIAKIGVRDYIVKPFKEEVLVEKCGRIIDLKPLTEGPQKAKSIFDPATLLVVEDKPAIIQQIQEGLKHTPWKIHGVNTTGEGIDFCSKNTPDLIIISLSLPEEAAFTLFRLIRQNVKTKYTPIFALVVKTEAAAQAQAQQVGFSYIITKPIEISEMESKIAKAMNLDTSQRYFAVDGDVFVMRLPENCSQSVVGEVTNYLKPKVAGAVDSGIVKAVIDLHELKSLNMAVIKLLIQAMQTCKDLALQFTLVGNPQIVSECKGFEDTRTWTFHDSIADAKASFSRSAQPAGAA; from the coding sequence ATGCGCTACAAAGTCCTTACCGTCGACGACTCCAAAACCGTCCGCATCATCGTCAAAAAAGCCTTCAAAGGCTATGACTGCGAAATCATCGAAGCCGCCAACGGCGTCGAAGGCCTCGCCGCCGCCTCGAAAGAGACCCCCGACCTCATCCTCCTCGACATCACCATGCCCGTCATGGACGGCGTCGAGATGCTCACCAAGCTCAAGTCCGACCCCGCCCTCAAAGGCATCCCAGTCATCATGCTCACCGCAGAAGGCGGCCGCGACAACGTCCTCAAGATCGCCAAAATCGGCGTCCGCGACTACATCGTGAAACCCTTCAAGGAAGAAGTCCTCGTCGAGAAATGCGGTCGCATCATCGACCTAAAGCCTCTCACCGAAGGCCCGCAAAAGGCCAAATCCATCTTCGATCCCGCCACCCTCCTCGTCGTCGAGGACAAACCCGCGATCATCCAGCAAATCCAGGAAGGTCTCAAGCACACCCCATGGAAGATCCACGGCGTGAATACGACTGGCGAAGGCATCGACTTCTGCTCCAAGAACACGCCCGACCTGATCATCATCAGCCTCTCCCTCCCCGAAGAAGCCGCCTTCACGCTCTTCCGCCTCATCCGCCAGAACGTGAAGACCAAGTACACCCCGATCTTCGCGCTCGTCGTGAAGACCGAGGCCGCCGCCCAGGCCCAGGCCCAGCAAGTCGGCTTCTCCTACATCATCACCAAGCCGATCGAGATCTCCGAAATGGAATCCAAGATCGCCAAGGCCATGAACCTCGACACCTCCCAGCGCTACTTCGCGGTGGACGGCGATGTCTTCGTCATGCGTCTCCCCGAAAATTGCTCCCAGAGCGTCGTCGGTGAAGTCACCAACTACCTCAAGCCAAAGGTCGCCGGCGCCGTGGACAGCGGCATCGTCAAGGCCGTCATCGACCTTCACGAGCTCAAGAGCCTCAACATGGCCGTCATCAAACTCCTCATCCAGGCCATGCAGACCTGCAAAGACCTCGCCCTCCAATTCACGCTCGTGGGCAACCCCCAGATCGTCTCCGAGTGCAAAGGCTTTGAAGACACCCGCACCTGGACCTTCCACGATTCCATCGCGGACGCCAAAGCCTCCTTCAGCCGCTCCGCGCAACCCGCCGGCGCCGCTTAA
- a CDS encoding chemotaxis protein CheX, with product MPTIDQISESVFRETINRAVQDVFKTMLGKTASLADSTGALANADGSPWAHPVHISGQHVVGTVGFIGDISGLIYLYLEDKFANDVASHMLGMTLAEIDEAGHEVVNDAVGELTNMTVGTFKNQLADKGFPCKLTIPSILRGSNFSIEPVSSATRRIYRFQVGEHHIVADLLMKSGE from the coding sequence ATGCCTACCATCGATCAAATCAGCGAGTCGGTCTTCCGGGAGACGATCAATCGCGCCGTTCAGGATGTTTTCAAAACGATGCTGGGCAAAACCGCCTCGCTCGCCGATTCCACCGGAGCCCTCGCCAACGCCGACGGCTCACCTTGGGCCCACCCCGTTCACATCAGCGGCCAGCACGTCGTCGGCACCGTCGGCTTCATCGGCGACATCAGCGGCCTCATCTACCTCTACCTCGAAGACAAATTCGCGAACGACGTCGCCAGCCACATGCTCGGCATGACCCTCGCAGAAATCGACGAAGCCGGCCACGAAGTCGTCAACGACGCCGTCGGCGAACTCACCAACATGACGGTTGGCACCTTCAAAAACCAACTCGCCGACAAAGGCTTCCCTTGCAAGTTGACCATCCCGTCTATCCTGCGCGGCAGCAACTTCTCCATCGAGCCCGTCAGCTCCGCCACCCGCCGCATCTACCGCTTCCAAGTCGGCGAACACCACATCGTGGCCGACCTCCTCATGAAGTCCGGCGAATGA
- a CDS encoding signal peptidase I: protein MPLLRPSRAALALRLAFASALLALASLHTGCASSGATAKVAPRSSVTRDHALSLAQLTANAVGGQVFTVAPTGSMKPTLDESSVVTVEKVPFSALRQGDIVIYRSASGAPVIHRLYEQSGDAWLVLGDNNPAIDREAVRPANLLGRVCAIFYTAAGTQIDGHAALARR from the coding sequence ATGCCTCTCCTCCGCCCCAGTCGCGCCGCCCTCGCCCTACGCCTCGCCTTCGCCAGCGCCCTCCTCGCGCTCGCGAGCCTGCACACCGGCTGCGCCTCCTCCGGAGCCACCGCCAAAGTCGCCCCACGCTCCAGCGTCACCCGCGACCACGCACTCTCACTCGCCCAACTCACCGCCAACGCCGTCGGCGGCCAGGTCTTCACCGTCGCCCCCACCGGCAGCATGAAACCCACCCTCGACGAAAGCAGCGTCGTCACCGTCGAGAAAGTCCCCTTCTCCGCACTGCGCCAGGGCGACATCGTCATCTACCGCAGCGCCTCCGGCGCCCCCGTTATCCACCGCTTGTATGAACAAAGCGGCGACGCCTGGCTCGTCCTCGGCGACAACAACCCTGCCATCGACCGCGAGGCCGTCCGCCCTGCCAACCTCCTCGGCCGCGTCTGCGCCATTTTCTACACCGCAGCCGGCACTCAAATCGATGGCCACGCCGCCCTCGCCCGGCGTTAA